The following coding sequences are from one Cenarchaeum symbiosum A window:
- a CDS encoding ATPase of the PP-loop superfamily (COG0037), with protein sequence MIGRGDRVAVGVSGGKDSLVLLHILEQMSQKWGFELEAVTIDEGIPGYRDEALSIVEEYCGSLGVAHRVYAYKDLFDMTLDEALNMRGENSQTSCSICGTLRRRAMDHAIHDTGADVLATAHNLDDTLQTFLINMISGDTDRIAWMDPDTSSNELRKIKPFCEIYESEIVFYAFANKIPFQAESCPHMDEGIRTELRIFLNSLEESHSGAKNSLYRSVMKVTEALRPEVHKERQQCPGCGNSCTGGVCSVCRTISGLRGTAQGEAPGTA encoded by the coding sequence ATGATAGGCCGCGGGGACAGGGTTGCAGTCGGCGTCTCCGGGGGGAAGGATTCGCTTGTGCTCCTGCATATACTCGAGCAGATGTCGCAAAAGTGGGGCTTTGAGCTCGAAGCTGTGACGATAGACGAGGGGATACCCGGGTACAGGGACGAGGCGCTATCTATAGTGGAGGAGTACTGCGGCAGTCTGGGCGTTGCACACCGCGTGTACGCGTACAAGGATCTCTTCGATATGACGCTTGATGAGGCGTTAAACATGAGGGGCGAGAATAGCCAGACTTCATGCTCGATATGCGGGACATTGAGGAGGAGGGCCATGGACCATGCCATACATGACACGGGGGCCGACGTGCTGGCCACCGCGCACAATCTGGATGATACGCTGCAGACGTTTTTAATCAACATGATCTCGGGCGATACCGACAGGATAGCCTGGATGGACCCCGATACATCGTCAAACGAGCTGCGCAAGATAAAGCCGTTCTGCGAGATATATGAATCAGAGATAGTATTCTATGCGTTTGCCAACAAGATACCGTTCCAGGCAGAATCGTGCCCGCACATGGACGAGGGGATAAGGACTGAGTTGCGCATATTTCTCAACTCGCTAGAAGAATCACACAGCGGGGCCAAGAACAGCCTGTACAGGTCGGTCATGAAGGTTACAGAGGCGCTAAGGCCGGAGGTGCACAAGGAGAGGCAGCAGTGCCCCGGATGCGGGAACAGCTGCACAGGCGGGGTATGCTCTGTATGCAGGACCATATCGGGGCTCCGGGGCACGGCGCAAGGCGAGGCGCCCGGGACGGCATAG
- a CDS encoding hypothetical membrane protein, whose amino-acid sequence MKPQIISPGGPVHFMALIWIAVGVGIAVILVLILKIIQTPRHKAVSVDYYCKMCGEKTNGLKCPRCSKNDPFGR is encoded by the coding sequence ATGAAACCACAGATTATAAGCCCGGGCGGGCCTGTACATTTTATGGCATTAATCTGGATAGCAGTCGGCGTGGGGATTGCCGTGATCCTTGTGTTGATATTGAAGATAATCCAGACGCCGCGCCACAAGGCGGTCTCTGTCGACTATTACTGTAAGATGTGCGGGGAAAAGACCAACGGGCTAAAGTGCCCCCGGTGCTCCAAGAACGACCCGTTTGGAAGGTAG